Proteins encoded in a region of the Thunnus maccoyii chromosome 4, fThuMac1.1, whole genome shotgun sequence genome:
- the slc13a3 gene encoding solute carrier family 13 member 3 produces the protein MAMYWCTEALPLAVTAMLPVCLFPTLGILPSKKVCPQYFLETNFLFLSGLVMASSIEEWGLHRRIALKVLTIVGVKPAWLILGMMMTSSFLSMWLSNTATTAMMLPIANAILESLFGDLETLKQNCKATENSESDIVNGQSTVKLHSLPSVPTEKQILSIDGVDGMEQGDVRTAEEIRSESQYQLKVWKGFLICIPYAASIGGTATLTGTAPNLILIGQLKSYFPDCDLINFGSWFAFAFPLMLLFLFLGWIWISFLFGGLNTRLCFKKHDRRAQAEARAKALIEEDYRKLGPINFAEGSIAFFFILFAVLLFTRDPKFVTGWSVFFKKGYVSDAVTGVIIVSILFFFPSQKPSLSWWFDPQASNTPYVPLLSWKKAQDSVPWNIILLLGGGFAMAKACEESGLASWIGGHLQPLAEVPPAAAVILITAFLACFTEFASNTATIIIFLPVIAELAIHISVNPLYFMIPATVGCSYAFMLPVSTPPNSIAFASGHLMVKDMVKTGCVMNVLGILSVSLAMNTWGVAMFNLNTYPEWAQPFNKSAVVTDVHLSSVQSLNATL, from the exons atggcgATGTACTGGTGCACAGAGGCCCTTCCTCTGGCTGTCACCGCCATGCTTCCAGTCTGCCTCTTTCCAACACTGGGAATTCTTCCGTCCAAAAAAGTCTGCCCTCAGTACTTCCTTGAAACCAACTTTCTCTTCCTCAGCGGTCTTGTGATGGCGTCATCCATTGAGGAGTGGGGACTCCATCGCAGAATAGCCCTAAAGGTCCTCACTATTGTCGGAGTAAAACCAGCCTG GCTCATACTGGGAATGATGATGACCTCGTCCTTCCTGTCCATGTGGCTCAGCAACACAGCGACAACAGCCATGATGCTCCCTATTGCCAACGCCATCTTGGAGAGTCTGTTTGGAGATCTGGAGACCCTGAAACAAAATTGCAAGGCCACAGAGAACTCTGAGAGTGATATTGTTAATG GTCAGTCTACTGTCAAGTTGCATTCACTGCCCTCAGTGCCCACggaaaaacaaatactgtcaaTAGACGG GGTGGATGGGATGGAGCAGGGTGACGTGAGGACAGCTGAGGAGATCCGATCTGAGTCGCAGTATCAGCTGAAGGTGTGGAAAGGATTTTTGATCTGTATTCCTTACGCAGCCAGTATTGGAGGGACCGCCACGCTGACGGGCACGGCGCCTAACCTCATCCTGATTGGACAGCTGAAAAg CTATTTTCCAGACTGTGACCTCATCAATTTTGGCTCCTGGTTTGCATTCGCTTTCCCGCTCATgcttctcttcctgtttttggGATGGATATGGATCTCGTTTCTCTTCGGGGGATTGAATACACG ATTGTGCTTCAAGAAACATGACCGACGAGCCCAGGCAGAGGCCAGAGCCAAGGCTCTCATAGAGGAAGATTACAGAAAACTAGGGCCCATAAA TTTTGCAGAGGGATCCATCGCTTtcttttttatactgtttgCCGTTCTCCTGTTCACGAGGGATCCCAAATTTGTCACTGGAtggtctgtgttttttaaaaaagg GTACGTGTCAGACGCAGTCACAGGTGTGATCATCGTGTCTATATTGTTCTTCTTCCCCTCACAGAAACCCTCTCTTAGCTGGTGGTTCGACCCTCAAG CTTCAAATACTCCGTACGTCCCTCTCTTATCATGGAAGAAAGCTCAGGACTCTGTTCCCTGGAATATCATCCTGTTGCTCGGAGGTGGCTTCGCTATGGCCAAAGCTTGTGAG GAATCTGGACTCGCCTCCTGGATCGGAGGCCACCTCCAGCCTTTGGCCGAAGTccctcctgctgcagctgtgaTTTTGATCACAGCCTTCTTGGCCTGTTTCACTGAATTCGCCAGCAACACTGCCACCATTATCATATTTTTACCCGTCATTGCTGAACTG GCTATTCATATCTCAGTGAACCCTCTGTACTTCATGATACCTGCAACTGTAGGATGTTCGTACGCCTTCATGCTGCCAGTCTCTACACCACCCAACTCCATTGCCTTTGCATCCGGGCATCTCATGGTCAAAGACATG GTGAAGActggctgtgtcatgaatgTCCTGGGCATCCTATCAGTCTCTCTGGCGATGAACACGTGGGGCGTCGCCATGTTTAACTTGAACACGTATCCAGAATGGGCTCAACCCTTCAACAAGTCGGCTGTTGTTACTGATGTGCATCTCTCATCTGTTCAGTCGCTCAACGCTACTCTCTGA
- the LOC121895916 gene encoding uncharacterized protein LOC121895916 produces the protein MFQTVLLIKLLLVHYTTQSQTYYHADCNTDVSLKCSDNIGMNFISIAWYKFINKKKCGIIRRGPGENSTQRYDFTRPTEFGESFGSLFLPSVTPEDSGIYECAISANIGGQNLNHEINLTVHACMTQPNLTTRTNALNATQEPDPPCPRNDKDLPVMWCIFGYVAVGFTKIILSLISIWVIQAIRVRSSRRDLFKW, from the exons ATGTTCCAGACAGTGCTGCTCATTAAG ctgctgttggtgcATTACACAACCCAGAGTCAGACATATTATCATGCAGACTGCAATACCGATGTGTCACTGAAGTGTTCAGATAACATTGGCATGAATTTCATCTCAATTGCATGGTACAAG TTCATCAACAAGAAAAAATGTGGCATCATCAGGAGAGGGCCAGGTGAAAACTCCACACAGCGCTACGACTTCACTCGTCCCACCGAGTTTGGAGAGAGTTTCGGGAGTCTGTTTCTACCCAGTGTGACACCTGAAGATTCGGGGATCTACGAGTGTGCCATCAGCGCAAACATAGGGGGTCAAAATCTGAATCACGAAATCAATCTGACGGTTCATG CATGTATGACCCAGCCTAACCTGACAACAAGGACAAATGCATTGAACGCGACTCAGGAACCTGACCCGCCCTGCCCTCGAAACGATAAGGACCTGCCAGTTATGTGGTGCATTTTTGGCTATGTGGCAGTCGGCTTCACCAAAATTATTTTATCACTAATCAGCATTTGG GTTATTCAAGCCATTCGTGTCAGATCCTCAAGACGAGACCTGTTTAAGTGGTGA